The proteins below are encoded in one region of Lactuca sativa cultivar Salinas chromosome 3, Lsat_Salinas_v11, whole genome shotgun sequence:
- the LOC111896241 gene encoding uncharacterized protein LOC111896241, translating to MSKKLSDYDLPNVSAHIDLQSRGHREVQEEYSINVEYEDLHARDSLNPDQKFAYDEIMRHVDQNISGVFFIDGPGGTGKTFLYKALLANIRARGLIALATATSGVTANNMPGGRTDHSRFGIPLNLDNNSMCKITKQSGKAQILRKAKVIIWDEVAMAKRQAVEAVDRTMQDITYEKLPFSGKIMVMGGDFRQVFPVVRRGTRAQIVDSSL from the coding sequence ATGAGTAAAAAGCTTAGTGATTATGACCTTCCAAATGTCAGTGCACACATCGATTTACAATCAAGAGGCCATCGTGAGGTGCAAGAAGAATACTCTATAAATGTGGAATATGAAGACTTACATGCGCGAGACTCTCTCAATCCAGACCAGAAGTTTGCATATGATGAGATAATGAGGCATGTGGATCAAAATATTTCGGGTGTGTTCTTCATAGATGGTCCCGGTGGAACTGGAAAGACATTTTTGTACAAAGCTTTGTTGGCCAATATTCGTGCCCGTGGTCTTATTGCACTTGCAACTGCCACGTCAGGTGTTACGGCTAACAACATGCCAGGAGGGAGAACAGATCATTCACGATTTGGAATTCCCCTCAATCTTGATAATAACTCGATGTGCAAGATCACTAAACAAAGCGGGAAGGCTCAGATACTTCGCAAGGCAAAGGTAATCATATGGGACGAAGTAGCAATGGCTAAGAGGCAGGCAGTAGAAGCAGTTGATCGGACAATGCAAGACATCACATATGAGAAGCTCCCTTTCAGTGGAAAGATAATGGTTATGGGAGGTGACTTTAGACAAGTGTTTCCGGTC